Below is a genomic region from Campylobacter sp. RM16189.
TAGCCGCATCATCAACGCCCGGATTTACTCTAGTAGCAAGCAAATTTATAAGCTCGGATTGCCTTTTATCGCCATCTTTTAAAAGCTCGCAAACTTGCTTTGTCTGTTCTACGCTTAAAGCAAGCGGCGGAATACCGAACATTGCCCTTTCATCAACGTGTTTTTTATACTCTTTAAAAAAATCCATCACTTATCCTTTGTTATTTGCTTAAGGTAAATAAGCTGCAAATTTTAACTATTTAGCCCTATTTTATCCAAAAACGCATAAGAAACTAAACTAAAATTTGATAAATTTAAGGATACGAAACCAAAAGGAGTAAATTTGCAAAAAGCCTACTTCAAATCCCCTGTCGGCATCTTAGAAATTTGCGCAGACGAAAACGGAATTTGCGAGCTAAATTTCGTGGATAAATTTGTAAAAACAGAGGTTAAAGATGAAAATTTAAAGCTTTGTTTAAAAGAGCTTGATGAGTATTTCAAAGGAAATTTGCGCGAGTTTAAATGCAAATTTCAAATTTCAGGCACTCCTTTTCAAAAAAGCGTATATGAGGCGCTACTTAAAATT
It encodes:
- a CDS encoding methylated-DNA--[protein]-cysteine S-methyltransferase → MQKAYFKSPVGILEICADENGICELNFVDKFVKTEVKDENLKLCLKELDEYFKGNLREFKCKFQISGTPFQKSVYEALLKIPYGKRVTYAQLAKNIDRQKACRAVGSANGKNKIPIIIPCHRVVAGNSLGGYSGGEGLKTKIWLINHENKRISF